The Blautia hydrogenotrophica DSM 10507 genome window below encodes:
- a CDS encoding COG2426 family protein codes for MESLVQWFTATLSPYISEYAVIFIISLMPILEVRGGLLAASLLKIPELQAIPICVIGNVLPIPFILLFIRQIFKWMKKIELFRGLVEKLEKRALGKSDRIKKYEFWGLMLFVGIPLPGTGAWTGALIASLLEIDIKKSSLAILCGVALATVIMYVVSYLIVGNIVQ; via the coding sequence ATGGAATCACTGGTACAATGGTTTACGGCAACTTTATCCCCTTATATTTCTGAATATGCGGTTATTTTTATTATCTCTCTGATGCCAATTCTGGAGGTAAGAGGGGGACTGCTGGCAGCAAGTCTTTTGAAGATTCCTGAGCTGCAGGCGATTCCCATCTGCGTGATCGGTAATGTGTTGCCGATTCCCTTTATACTTCTTTTTATCAGACAGATATTCAAATGGATGAAAAAGATCGAGTTGTTCCGCGGATTGGTGGAAAAGCTGGAAAAGAGAGCGTTGGGAAAAAGCGATCGAATTAAAAAGTATGAATTCTGGGGGCTGATGCTTTTTGTGGGAATTCCTTTGCCGGGTACAGGGGCATGGACGGGGGCGCTGATTGCTTCCCTGTTGGAAATTGATATCAAAAAATCTTCGCTGGCGATTTTATGCGGTGTTGCGCTGGCGACGGTTATCATGTATGTGGTGTCCTACCTGATTGTGGGAAATATAGTTCAATGA
- a CDS encoding sigma factor — protein MMDVKVFQEKLREITFAAKAEKREFSREKIQQFFQGEELEESQIDKIEAYLKAQTASSGEIQAEECPAAVQVKMAPLSMDEQRYLKDYEESLQWVAPPETRELEKLYQAMSAGKTQAQSRLAQLFLPEVVEIAKRLHTEEGYLGDMIQEGNVALMSALNQWRPDGEPGEWLRRRIESGICGMVSQSERQKFEDDILVEKVRKLEAAVRELTEENEEKKFSVEELSILLDMDIDEIRDILRLTGDA, from the coding sequence ATGATGGATGTGAAAGTGTTTCAGGAAAAGCTACGGGAGATCACTTTTGCCGCAAAAGCGGAGAAAAGGGAATTTAGCCGTGAGAAAATTCAGCAATTCTTTCAAGGGGAGGAGCTTGAGGAGTCTCAGATAGATAAAATTGAGGCATATCTAAAGGCTCAGACTGCCAGTTCAGGAGAAATTCAGGCAGAGGAGTGTCCGGCGGCTGTGCAAGTGAAGATGGCCCCGCTTTCTATGGACGAACAGAGATATTTAAAAGACTATGAGGAAAGTTTGCAATGGGTGGCGCCCCCGGAAACTCGAGAGTTAGAAAAATTATATCAGGCTATGAGTGCAGGGAAAACCCAGGCGCAGTCCAGACTGGCTCAACTGTTTCTGCCAGAAGTCGTGGAGATCGCTAAGCGCCTCCACACGGAAGAAGGCTATCTGGGAGATATGATTCAGGAAGGAAATGTAGCGTTGATGTCAGCTCTGAATCAGTGGAGGCCTGACGGGGAACCGGGAGAATGGCTGAGAAGGCGAATAGAGTCGGGAATCTGCGGTATGGTGAGTCAAAGTGAACGACAGAAATTCGAAGACGATATACTGGTGGAAAAAGTCCGCAAATTAGAGGCGGCAGTGAGAGAACTGACAGAAGAGAACGAAGAGAAGAAATTCAGTGTAGAGGAGCTTTCCATTCTCTTGGATATGGACATTGATGAGATCAGAGATATTCTCAGACTTACCGGGGATGCCTGA
- a CDS encoding DMT family transporter, with translation MGILIALLSGALMSIQGVFNTEVTKQTSLWVSTGWVQLSAFLVCVVAWLYNGRQSVGALMQVDNKYTLLGGVIGAFITVTVIQSMSQLGPAKAAMLIVISQLAVAYLIELFGMFGVDKEPFEWRKVLGMAIAIVGIVIFKWE, from the coding sequence ATGGGAATTCTAATAGCATTGCTTTCGGGAGCACTGATGAGTATTCAAGGAGTTTTTAACACAGAAGTGACAAAACAGACCAGCCTTTGGGTATCTACAGGATGGGTGCAATTATCAGCTTTTTTAGTTTGTGTGGTGGCGTGGCTGTACAATGGTAGACAAAGTGTAGGTGCACTGATGCAGGTGGACAACAAATATACGCTGTTGGGTGGTGTCATAGGAGCTTTTATCACTGTGACGGTGATTCAGAGCATGAGTCAGTTAGGGCCGGCAAAGGCGGCGATGTTGATTGTGATTTCTCAGTTGGCAGTTGCCTATTTAATCGAGCTGTTTGGGATGTTTGGTGTGGATAAAGAGCCTTTTGAGTGGAGAAAGGTATTAGGAATGGCTATCGCGATTGTGGGAATTGTGATTTTTAAGTGGGAATAA
- a CDS encoding ComEA family DNA-binding protein, with the protein MRSKKSLFSYLLYLFVCLTVFSGCGESEEEFLLTEENVAAESEQEEAEEESESKSQDESGIVQNIQICVDLCGAVANPGVYFLEEGSRLYEAVEMAGGYTPEAALGVLNQAQVLTDGQQIRVLTQEELQSQPELVGQTESAGSEQPGESDGKVNINTADAQTLMTLNGIGESRAQAILTYREENGLFQSVEQIKEVSGIGDGIFSRIKDEIVIE; encoded by the coding sequence ATGAGAAGTAAGAAAAGTCTATTCAGTTATCTGCTTTACTTGTTCGTGTGTCTAACTGTGTTTTCAGGCTGTGGAGAAAGCGAGGAGGAATTTTTGCTGACAGAGGAGAACGTGGCGGCAGAAAGTGAACAAGAAGAGGCTGAGGAGGAAAGTGAGAGCAAATCCCAGGATGAGTCAGGAATTGTCCAAAACATACAGATCTGTGTGGACTTATGCGGGGCGGTGGCGAATCCGGGGGTTTATTTTTTAGAGGAAGGTAGCCGTCTGTACGAAGCTGTGGAGATGGCCGGTGGTTACACACCTGAAGCGGCTCTGGGGGTGTTGAACCAGGCTCAAGTACTGACAGACGGCCAGCAAATCCGTGTGTTGACTCAGGAGGAGCTTCAAAGTCAGCCGGAGCTAGTGGGTCAGACAGAAAGCGCCGGCTCTGAACAACCAGGGGAATCAGATGGAAAAGTAAATATAAATACCGCTGATGCACAGACACTGATGACTTTAAATGGAATTGGCGAGAGCCGTGCACAGGCAATTCTTACATACAGAGAAGAAAACGGTTTGTTCCAGAGTGTGGAGCAGATTAAGGAAGTCAGCGGCATCGGTGATGGTATTTTTAGTCGTATCAAAGATGAGATTGTAATAGAATAG
- a CDS encoding response regulator transcription factor — protein MSKKVLVVDDEKLIVKGIRFSLEQDDMDVDCAYDGEEALELAKANKYDIILLDLMLPKMDGLEVCQQIREFSDVPIVMLTAKGEDMDKILGLEYGADDYITKPFNILEVKARIKAIMRRAHLEAKTQEKAKTVQVGELKMDCESRRVFIGDKEINLTAKEFDVLELLVFNPNKVYSRENLLNIVWGYEYPGDVRTVDVHIRRLREKIESNPSEPKYVHTKWGVGYYFQA, from the coding sequence ATGAGCAAAAAGGTGTTGGTAGTAGATGATGAAAAATTGATTGTCAAAGGTATCCGCTTCAGCTTGGAGCAAGATGATATGGATGTGGACTGTGCCTACGACGGAGAGGAAGCTTTGGAGTTGGCGAAGGCAAATAAATACGATATTATTCTGCTGGATCTTATGCTTCCAAAGATGGATGGTCTGGAAGTGTGTCAGCAGATTCGGGAATTTTCAGATGTGCCTATTGTGATGTTGACTGCTAAGGGAGAAGACATGGACAAGATCTTAGGTCTGGAATACGGAGCAGACGACTACATTACCAAGCCTTTTAACATATTGGAAGTAAAAGCAAGGATTAAGGCAATTATGCGCCGGGCACATCTGGAGGCAAAGACCCAGGAGAAGGCAAAGACTGTTCAGGTGGGAGAACTGAAAATGGATTGTGAGAGCCGCAGAGTCTTTATCGGAGATAAGGAGATTAACCTGACAGCAAAAGAATTTGATGTCTTGGAACTGCTGGTATTTAATCCCAATAAGGTCTACAGCAGAGAAAATCTGTTAAATATTGTCTGGGGTTATGAGTATCCTGGCGATGTGAGAACCGTGGATGTACATATTCGGAGGCTTCGGGAAAAAATTGAGTCCAATCCCAGCGAGCCGAAATACGTGCATACTAAGTGGGGAGTCGGATACTATTTTCAGGCTTAG
- a CDS encoding sensor histidine kinase, with protein MKKTQKKSKFFKSLRFRIMFILFILGIVPSVIVAASIIGTYEERAVSVRISNVKNQCDIISNMLINEGYMSDQSSVSINSKLEMFSSVYSGRVMVVDLDFRVIKDTYNLDEGKTLISEDVIKCYRGEVSTQYNEKSQFIEMAFPIQGEDASKIYGVIYVNVSTNEIASNIELLEQREILILGIIAVLVIVLGYVLSSLLVKPFARVTKAIEDLTDGYQKDEISVPDYTETELITEAFNKMLSRMKVLDESRQEFVSNVSHELKTPMTSMKVLADSLVGQKNVPEELYQEFLQDITVEIDRENKIITDLLSLVKLDKKASDLTVEHLNINELLEAILKRLRPIADKRNIDLILDSFRPVDADVDEVKFTLAISNLVENGIKYNVDDGWVRVSLDADYKYFYVTVADSGMGIPEESIERIFERFYRVDKSHSREIGGTGLGLAITKSAVLMHHGVIKVFSKEDEGTTFSVRIPLSYIP; from the coding sequence ATGAAAAAAACGCAAAAGAAATCAAAGTTCTTCAAAAGTCTCCGGTTCCGGATTATGTTTATCCTGTTCATTTTGGGGATTGTGCCTAGTGTGATCGTGGCGGCAAGTATCATAGGAACTTATGAGGAGAGAGCTGTATCTGTCAGAATCAGCAATGTTAAGAACCAGTGTGATATTATCTCGAATATGCTGATTAACGAGGGATATATGAGCGATCAAAGTTCCGTGTCCATAAACAGTAAGTTGGAGATGTTTTCTAGTGTCTACAGCGGTCGGGTGATGGTTGTGGATTTGGATTTTCGGGTTATAAAGGATACTTATAACCTAGATGAAGGAAAAACGCTGATCTCGGAGGATGTGATTAAGTGTTACCGGGGAGAGGTGAGTACCCAATATAATGAGAAGAGTCAGTTTATCGAGATGGCTTTTCCAATTCAGGGGGAGGATGCTAGCAAAATCTACGGGGTTATCTATGTGAACGTATCTACGAACGAGATTGCTTCCAACATTGAACTCTTAGAACAGAGAGAGATTCTGATACTGGGGATTATCGCTGTGCTGGTAATTGTCTTAGGCTATGTATTGTCCAGTCTCCTTGTGAAGCCTTTTGCGAGGGTGACAAAAGCCATCGAGGATTTGACAGACGGGTATCAAAAAGATGAGATTTCAGTACCAGACTACACAGAGACAGAACTGATTACGGAAGCATTTAATAAAATGCTGAGCCGGATGAAAGTGCTGGATGAGTCGAGGCAGGAGTTTGTATCCAATGTGTCCCATGAATTGAAGACACCTATGACTTCCATGAAAGTACTGGCAGATTCATTGGTGGGGCAGAAAAATGTGCCGGAGGAACTGTATCAGGAGTTTCTTCAGGATATCACAGTAGAGATAGACAGGGAGAATAAAATCATCACAGATCTGTTGTCTCTGGTAAAACTGGATAAGAAAGCCTCAGATTTGACAGTGGAACATTTGAATATCAATGAGCTTTTGGAGGCCATTTTGAAACGGTTAAGGCCGATAGCGGACAAGCGGAATATCGACTTGATTTTGGACAGTTTTCGTCCTGTGGATGCAGACGTGGATGAGGTCAAATTCACTTTGGCCATCAGCAATTTAGTGGAGAATGGCATTAAGTATAATGTGGATGACGGATGGGTGAGAGTTTCCCTGGACGCAGATTACAAGTATTTCTATGTGACTGTGGCCGATTCAGGAATGGGAATTCCTGAGGAGAGCATTGAGCGGATTTTCGAGAGGTTCTATCGGGTGGACAAGTCCCACTCTAGGGAAATCGGAGGTACTGGTCTAGGCTTGGCTATCACAAAGAGTGCGGTTTTAATGCACCATGGTGTCATAAAAGTATTCAGCAAGGAGGACGAAGGAACTACCTTTTCTGTCAGAATTCCTTTGTCTTATATACCATAG
- a CDS encoding GerMN domain-containing protein, with amino-acid sequence MKIRGYLLLSVLLCLCILGGCKMPEVLGTEEAKEDKAEEGTYSVYYMNMDETGLEKDSVEAEGKNTEATVEKLLDLLDNEKPKENMQALLPKDVNINSYAIRKETVVIDFNKGYRKMKTVREILARAGIVKTLLQIPGIQEVEFTVDGEALVDSKGDPIGAMNVNTFVEHAGTDINNYQYTTLTLYFTNKEGDKLIPENRSVYYSSNLPLERVVMEQLLKGPREDGVCPTLPEKTNLLGITISENTCYVNFDDTFVDGALAVQESIPIYSIVNSLIDACQIKQVQISVNGESKLTFRETMNLNKFYKKNKKLVVSNPS; translated from the coding sequence ATGAAGATAAGAGGATATCTGTTGTTGTCAGTTCTCCTGTGCCTTTGTATCCTTGGTGGATGCAAAATGCCGGAGGTACTGGGGACGGAGGAAGCGAAAGAGGATAAGGCGGAAGAGGGGACTTATTCTGTGTATTACATGAATATGGACGAGACGGGACTGGAAAAGGATTCAGTGGAAGCAGAGGGCAAAAACACGGAGGCAACTGTGGAAAAACTTCTAGACCTTTTGGATAACGAAAAACCAAAGGAAAATATGCAGGCCCTGCTGCCCAAAGATGTGAACATTAATTCCTATGCGATTCGCAAAGAGACGGTTGTCATCGACTTCAACAAAGGGTACCGGAAGATGAAGACTGTCAGAGAAATTCTGGCTAGAGCAGGGATTGTGAAGACTTTGCTTCAGATTCCTGGAATCCAGGAGGTAGAATTTACAGTAGATGGGGAGGCACTGGTGGACTCCAAAGGAGATCCAATAGGAGCCATGAATGTAAATACATTTGTGGAACATGCTGGTACGGACATTAACAATTATCAATACACCACGCTGACGCTGTATTTCACCAACAAAGAAGGGGATAAGCTGATTCCGGAGAATAGAAGTGTCTATTACAGCAGCAATCTTCCTCTGGAGAGGGTCGTGATGGAGCAATTGCTAAAAGGGCCGAGAGAAGATGGAGTGTGCCCAACTCTTCCGGAAAAAACGAACCTTTTGGGAATTACAATCTCTGAAAACACCTGTTATGTGAATTTTGATGATACTTTTGTGGATGGAGCGTTGGCAGTACAGGAGAGCATTCCCATTTATTCGATTGTGAATTCTCTGATCGATGCCTGCCAGATAAAGCAGGTACAGATTTCCGTCAACGGGGAGAGCAAACTGACTTTTCGGGAGACGATGAATCTAAATAAATTTTACAAAAAGAACAAGAAATTAGTTGTATCAAATCCATCCTGA
- a CDS encoding DNA internalization-related competence protein ComEC/Rec2 produces the protein MRTRPICVLCLFLMLGIWAADLLGLSVFRERPLSAGLEKEVLGEQVVVQGILKERTEREENFSICLTHTFLIFHSKKIPINNLKIYMEELVALPLGTQAEIRGILKEIEGPSNPGEFDSKLYCETQGIYYQMSQGELLRYSRGYSRYQEAVSQVKERLIQCFQEIAGKHAGVFQAMILGDKSNLDESIKSQYQLAGIIHILAISGLHLSVLGSGLYRLMKRLGAGNGLAGVVSLMLILQYGVLTGESVATMRAVTMFLMGIGAKMLGRCYDLLTAMSMAAILILLECPACLYYSGFLLSFGAVLGLGWILPVLEAAFSGIRLLKPFLGAASVNLVMVPLLLYFFSEVSLLGLLLNLLVIPTVAAVLASGVGGALAGLIFLPLGKLLILPGRVLLELYDILGTLCCRLPFCSWVGGKPQLWQMTVYYGILILAVEGLRRVSREQVRRPALVRGLWVCTCLLSLNFLGWKDREGLRITCLDVGQGDAIVWEKEGGECYLMDGGSTSQSQCGIYQILPYVKSRGISRITAAFITHTDEDHYNGIAQILEAQIAHTTSVRIQKLILPAWKSRPKAYRDLEALAKKVGISVEYLKKGDVMVSGELRLRFLQPEQENDLEDINGGSLVAEMEYGNFRGMFTGDTGEEQELEILEELHPCTYLKVAHHGSKNSSCEEFLKRVKPKLSVVSVARNNLYHHPHPDTMERLRKWSSQIYMTKDKGAVMLWTDGDTVRAKGFQHKEG, from the coding sequence TTGAGAACACGGCCGATCTGTGTTTTATGTCTTTTCCTGATGCTTGGCATTTGGGCGGCGGATTTGCTGGGGCTTTCCGTATTTCGGGAAAGGCCCCTGTCCGCCGGACTGGAAAAGGAAGTTCTGGGGGAGCAGGTGGTCGTCCAGGGCATATTGAAGGAAAGGACGGAACGGGAAGAAAATTTTTCTATTTGTCTGACTCATACATTTCTTATTTTTCATTCGAAAAAAATTCCAATTAACAATCTGAAAATTTATATGGAGGAGCTAGTCGCCCTGCCCCTTGGGACACAGGCAGAGATTCGGGGAATACTAAAGGAGATAGAAGGCCCCAGTAATCCGGGGGAGTTTGACAGCAAACTGTACTGTGAGACCCAGGGAATCTATTACCAGATGAGTCAAGGGGAGCTTCTGAGATATTCCAGAGGGTACAGCCGGTATCAGGAGGCAGTCAGCCAGGTGAAAGAAAGACTGATTCAGTGTTTTCAAGAAATTGCTGGAAAACATGCGGGAGTCTTTCAGGCAATGATTCTCGGAGATAAGAGCAATCTGGACGAGAGTATCAAAAGTCAATATCAGCTGGCGGGAATTATACATATTTTGGCAATCTCTGGACTGCATCTGTCGGTGTTAGGAAGCGGTCTTTACAGGCTGATGAAACGGCTGGGAGCCGGCAATGGTCTGGCGGGTGTGGTATCTCTGATGCTTATTCTCCAATATGGCGTTTTGACAGGAGAGAGCGTGGCGACGATGCGTGCGGTGACAATGTTTCTGATGGGGATTGGTGCCAAGATGTTGGGAAGGTGCTATGATCTTCTCACAGCCATGTCTATGGCAGCAATTTTGATTCTTCTAGAATGTCCCGCCTGCCTGTATTACAGTGGATTTCTGCTGTCTTTTGGAGCGGTTTTGGGGCTGGGATGGATTCTTCCGGTTTTGGAAGCGGCTTTTTCGGGAATACGTCTGTTGAAGCCCTTTTTGGGAGCTGCCAGTGTGAATCTGGTGATGGTTCCGCTGCTGCTGTATTTTTTCAGTGAAGTCTCTTTGCTGGGGCTTTTGCTGAATCTGCTGGTGATTCCCACAGTGGCGGCTGTATTGGCCAGCGGAGTGGGCGGAGCGCTTGCCGGCCTGATATTTTTACCGCTGGGGAAGCTTCTGATTCTGCCGGGAAGGGTCCTTTTGGAGTTATATGATATTCTGGGAACTCTGTGCTGCCGTCTGCCTTTTTGTTCCTGGGTAGGCGGAAAGCCTCAGCTTTGGCAGATGACGGTTTACTATGGAATCCTGATACTAGCTGTGGAAGGATTGAGGAGGGTTTCGAGGGAACAGGTAAGGAGACCAGCCTTGGTGAGAGGCTTATGGGTGTGTACCTGCCTACTCTCTTTGAATTTTCTGGGGTGGAAGGACAGGGAGGGGCTGAGAATTACCTGTCTGGATGTGGGGCAGGGAGATGCGATTGTCTGGGAAAAAGAAGGCGGCGAGTGCTATTTGATGGATGGAGGCAGCACCAGCCAGTCTCAGTGTGGCATTTACCAGATACTTCCCTATGTGAAGAGCAGAGGGATTTCCAGGATTACCGCAGCTTTTATTACACATACGGACGAAGACCATTACAATGGAATTGCACAGATTCTGGAGGCGCAGATTGCACATACGACTTCTGTGAGGATACAGAAACTGATTTTACCGGCCTGGAAGAGCCGTCCAAAGGCATACCGGGATTTGGAGGCACTGGCGAAGAAAGTGGGGATTTCTGTAGAATATCTGAAAAAAGGAGATGTGATGGTCTCGGGAGAGCTGAGGCTGCGTTTTTTACAACCAGAACAGGAAAATGACTTGGAAGATATCAATGGAGGTTCCCTGGTCGCAGAGATGGAGTACGGCAATTTTCGGGGAATGTTCACGGGGGATACCGGCGAGGAGCAGGAATTGGAAATACTGGAAGAATTACATCCATGTACCTATTTGAAAGTCGCCCATCATGGTTCTAAGAACTCTAGCTGTGAGGAATTTCTGAAAAGAGTAAAGCCGAAGCTGAGTGTGGTTTCAGTGGCCAGAAACAATCTTTATCACCATCCTCATCCAGATACAATGGAACGTCTGAGAAAATGGAGCAGTCAGATTTACATGACGAAAGATAAGGGGGCGGTGATGCTTTGGACAGATGGAGATACAGTGAGAGCAAAGGGATTTCAGCACAAGGAGGGGTGA
- the holA gene encoding DNA polymerase III subunit delta, whose translation MKSIQEDIKNQQFKPVYLLFGEEAYLRQQYKQKLLDALMPEEDTMNYSRYEGKGIEPREIIDLAETMPFFADRRVILLEDTGFFKNKCEELAEYFKQLPDYLCMIFVESEVDKRGKMYKAAKAAGRVTEFAVQNIQTLTRWVLQMLGREGKRITQRDMELFLTKTGTDMGNIRMELEKLLVYTMGREIVSSADIEAVCTTQTSNKIFDMVRAVTERNQKKALDLYNDLLTLKEPPMRILFLLAKQFNQLMITKEMSEKGYGQPEIASQLGVPPFVVRNYFQIVKRYRLSQLRQAVEDFTEAEELVKTGRLGDVLSVELLIVKYSSGE comes from the coding sequence GTGAAAAGTATACAAGAAGACATTAAAAATCAGCAGTTTAAACCGGTTTATCTGCTGTTTGGAGAAGAGGCTTATTTGAGGCAGCAGTATAAGCAGAAGCTTTTAGATGCGCTGATGCCAGAGGAAGATACGATGAATTACAGTAGGTATGAAGGAAAAGGCATTGAACCTAGGGAGATCATAGATCTGGCGGAGACTATGCCCTTTTTTGCGGACCGTAGAGTGATACTGCTGGAAGACACGGGATTTTTTAAAAATAAATGCGAAGAGCTAGCAGAATATTTTAAGCAGCTACCTGACTATCTGTGCATGATCTTTGTAGAGTCAGAGGTGGACAAAAGAGGAAAAATGTACAAGGCGGCGAAGGCGGCAGGGAGGGTTACGGAGTTTGCTGTGCAGAATATCCAGACACTGACGAGATGGGTTTTGCAGATGTTGGGCAGGGAGGGAAAGCGGATTACCCAAAGAGATATGGAGCTTTTTCTGACAAAGACGGGAACAGATATGGGAAATATCCGGATGGAGCTGGAAAAGCTGTTGGTTTACACAATGGGAAGAGAGATCGTGAGCAGTGCTGATATAGAGGCTGTGTGTACGACTCAGACCAGCAACAAAATTTTCGACATGGTCCGGGCAGTGACAGAGCGGAATCAAAAAAAAGCACTGGATTTATACAATGACCTGCTTACTTTAAAAGAGCCGCCGATGAGGATTTTGTTTTTATTAGCGAAACAGTTCAATCAATTGATGATAACGAAAGAAATGTCGGAGAAAGGGTATGGACAGCCGGAGATCGCCAGCCAGTTGGGGGTACCGCCCTTTGTAGTCAGGAATTATTTTCAAATCGTGAAAAGGTACCGACTCAGTCAGCTTCGGCAGGCCGTGGAGGATTTTACAGAGGCGGAAGAACTGGTGAAGACTGGACGCCTGGGAGATGTACTGAGTGTGGAGCTTTTGATTGTCAAGTACAGCAGCGGAGAATAA
- the gpr gene encoding GPR endopeptidase, whose product MLENYRIRTDLALETTERFKEDNVEIRGVVIHENYDQEKDIRTTVVKIETENGAKAMGRPQGTYITIEAPNLSIPDEDYHREISEEIARHLRQLINLKEETSVLVVGLGNREITPDALGPHVVGNLRMTRHIIREYGISGIGEEKAHRVSGIVPGVMAQTGMETLEIIQGVVAETKPEVVIAIDALAARSTKRLNRTIQITDTGINPGSGVGNHREGINEENLQVKVIGIGIPTVVDAATIVHDAMSHLLEALDEAEQKEFLEEMISPQLHSLFVTPKDVDETIKRLGYTLSEGLNMAFAQV is encoded by the coding sequence ATGTTGGAAAATTACAGAATCCGTACAGACCTGGCATTGGAGACAACGGAGAGGTTCAAAGAGGACAACGTGGAGATTCGTGGTGTGGTTATTCACGAGAATTACGATCAGGAGAAGGATATTCGGACGACAGTGGTGAAAATTGAGACAGAAAATGGGGCGAAGGCTATGGGACGTCCCCAGGGCACCTATATTACAATTGAGGCTCCGAATCTATCTATTCCAGACGAGGACTACCACAGAGAGATCTCAGAGGAGATTGCGCGCCATCTACGGCAGTTGATTAATCTGAAAGAGGAGACATCGGTCTTGGTGGTGGGGCTGGGAAACCGAGAGATCACACCGGATGCCCTCGGGCCACACGTGGTTGGCAACCTGCGTATGACACGGCATATTATCCGGGAGTACGGAATCTCCGGCATAGGTGAGGAGAAGGCGCATCGGGTCAGCGGTATTGTGCCGGGAGTCATGGCGCAGACCGGAATGGAAACGCTGGAGATTATCCAAGGTGTAGTGGCAGAGACGAAGCCAGAGGTGGTGATTGCCATTGATGCGTTGGCGGCACGGAGTACGAAGCGGCTGAACCGAACAATTCAAATCACGGATACAGGGATTAATCCTGGGTCGGGAGTGGGAAACCACAGAGAAGGAATCAATGAGGAAAATCTTCAGGTAAAGGTGATTGGAATCGGTATTCCCACTGTGGTAGACGCGGCTACGATTGTCCACGATGCCATGTCTCATCTGCTGGAAGCCTTAGATGAAGCTGAACAGAAAGAATTTTTGGAGGAGATGATCTCTCCGCAGCTTCACAGCCTGTTTGTGACGCCGAAGGACGTAGATGAGACGATCAAGAGGTTGGGCTATACGCTCTCTGAAGGATTGAATATGGCTTTTGCGCAAGTATAG
- a CDS encoding stage II sporulation protein P codes for MTRFQKAFCIILCLCLVGIPMMRKADLIQIPQIKSDDLERLWKRLPIYGYLQEKSVWEPKKEDPETYEKIVQANEEYLEGKVLDENQELVQQEAQKEQEEKQKEEELQKEKEEKEQEATETAVTPHPVLDLSPERLADYNYLLNNFFIVDPNTATNPEQLNAANFLAEDLTMKQDNSKPQILIYHSHSQEDFTDTVPGDVSTTVVGVGDYLAQILQDQYGYSVIHVTDAFDIVNGELDRNQAYDFARAKVEQVLQENPSIEVVIDLHRDGVPEDRHLVTEINGKPTAQIMCYNGLSYTVNNGPVDYLPNPYVQDNLAFSFQLEYQAEQYYPDLYRGIYLAGLRYNLHLRPKAILLEAGAQTNSVVEVKNAMEPFADILNRVLTGEG; via the coding sequence GTGACGAGATTCCAAAAAGCGTTCTGCATAATTTTATGCTTATGTCTGGTGGGAATTCCCATGATGAGAAAAGCGGACTTAATCCAGATACCACAGATAAAAAGCGATGATCTGGAACGCCTCTGGAAGCGTCTTCCGATATACGGTTATTTGCAGGAAAAGTCGGTGTGGGAACCCAAGAAAGAAGATCCTGAGACCTATGAAAAGATTGTGCAGGCTAACGAAGAGTATCTGGAAGGAAAGGTGCTGGACGAGAATCAGGAATTGGTCCAGCAGGAAGCGCAGAAAGAACAGGAGGAGAAACAGAAAGAAGAAGAACTCCAAAAGGAAAAAGAAGAGAAGGAGCAAGAAGCCACTGAGACAGCAGTAACGCCGCACCCGGTTCTCGATTTGTCGCCGGAGAGACTGGCAGATTATAACTATCTTTTGAATAATTTTTTTATTGTGGACCCCAACACGGCGACAAATCCTGAACAACTAAACGCGGCGAATTTTCTGGCAGAAGATTTGACGATGAAGCAGGATAACTCAAAGCCTCAGATATTGATATACCACAGCCATTCTCAGGAAGATTTTACAGATACAGTTCCTGGCGATGTCAGTACGACGGTGGTGGGTGTGGGGGATTATCTGGCACAGATTTTGCAGGACCAATACGGATATTCGGTCATTCATGTCACAGACGCATTTGATATTGTCAATGGGGAACTAGACCGAAATCAAGCTTATGATTTTGCCCGGGCAAAAGTAGAACAGGTATTGCAGGAGAATCCTTCTATTGAAGTAGTTATTGATTTGCACCGGGATGGAGTCCCGGAAGATCGGCATCTGGTGACAGAGATCAATGGAAAACCCACGGCCCAGATTATGTGTTACAACGGGCTGAGCTACACGGTGAACAACGGTCCGGTTGACTATCTGCCGAATCCTTATGTCCAGGATAACTTGGCGTTTTCTTTCCAATTGGAGTATCAGGCAGAGCAGTATTACCCTGATTTGTATCGGGGAATTTACCTTGCGGGTCTTAGGTATAATCTTCATCTTAGACCCAAAGCTATTTTGCTCGAGGCAGGGGCGCAGACGAATTCTGTGGTGGAAGTAAAAAATGCGATGGAACCTTTTGCGGATATACTGAACAGGGTGTTGACAGGAGAAGGATAG